In Candidatus Eremiobacteraceae bacterium, the sequence TGCTCCTCGCGCTGATCGCATTGGACCGCGTACCCTTCGCCGCCGAGCAGCGCGCGATACTCGCACGCTGTCTCCACAATGAGAAGCTCGCCGCCGGCCTCTCGCGCGGCGACCGATTCATGCACAAAACCGGCGAGACGGACGAGGTGAGCCACGACGCCGGCATTCTCGTGACCTCGAATGGCCGCCGATACGTCGTCGTTCTGTACACAAGTCCCCCGCCGTTGCCCGATCGCTCGTACGCAAGCCATTACAACGCGCAGCTCGCCGAGTGGATGCGCCGCCTGCGAGAGTATCTATGACGCTTGCGATCGACCTCTCCCGAACCGTCGTGCTCGTCACCGGCGGATCGCGCGGCATCGGCGAGTCCATCGTCCGACATCTCCACGCCGCGGGAGCGAGCGTCTTCTTCACGTATCACGCAAGATCCGACCTCGCCGAGCTGCTCACATCCGAACTTGGCGAACGCGCCGCCGCCGAGCGTCTCGACATGGCTGACTTTGCCGGCATGCCGGGTCTGGTCGACGCATGCGTGCGACGATTCGGCCGATTGGACGTGCTCGTGAACAACGCCGCGATCTTCGCGACCAACCCGTTCGACGGCGACTCCTTCGATGCGTGGCGAGCCGGCTGGCGCCGTACCTTCGATATAAATGTGTTCGGAGCAGCCGATCTCGCATGGCTCGCCATCCGCCACATGCGCGATCACGGCGGCGGGCGGATCATCAACATCGCTTCACGCGCTGCGCATCGCGGGGAACTCGAGCACGCAGATTACGGCGCGAGCAAAGCGGCGCTCGTGAACCTCACGAAATCGATCGCTCGCTCATGCGCACCGGACGGCATTCTCTCGTTTGCCGTCGCACCGGGCTTCATAGAGACCGAGATGGCGGCTCCCGACTTGGACGTCGATCGGCCAAAAATCGTCGGCGAGATTCCCGTCGGCTACGTCGGACGCCCAGACCAAGTCGCGCCCATCGTCGCCTTTCTCGCATCGCCGCTCGGATCGTATCTGAACGGCGCGACCATCGACGTCAACGGCGGGTCATACGTGCGTTAACGCACTGGCCGCCAAGGGCGCATCACCGGGTGTAGGGAAATCAATGACGAGCAATCGGGCATGTGAAGTGCGCCCGGATTCGCACCGCTTTGAACAAAAGTAGGAGTCATATTTGCCGGACGCGCTGGTTCCTGTCGTCCTCCCATCCATGGGCGAGTCTGTCACGCAAGGAACCGTAACGGGCATTCGCAAGGCCGCCGGCGACACGATCGCCGCTGGCGAGACCATCATCGACGTGACGACCGACAAAGTAGATGTCGAGATCCCGTCCCCCGCAGCAGGCCGGATCGCGCGCATCGTCGTTAAAGACGGCGACACGGTCGAAGTCGGCGCACTGCTGGCCGAGATTCAAGTCTCCGGGTCGGAGAATGCCGACAAACCTGCCGCCGAATCTGCTTCTCCCGCGCCATCTCCGAACACGACCACCGTCGAGATGCCTTCGATCGGCGAAGCGCTCAAGCGCGGCGTCGTCAAGAATTGGCACAAGGCGGTGGGCGATATGGTTGAACGCGACGACGTGATCGTCGAGGTGGACGCGAACGGCTCGCTCATCGAGATCCCGTCGCCTGTCAGCGGACGCTTGACGCGGATAATCGCGGAGAACGGCGCGGTCGTAGAGATCGGCGCGCCGCTCTGCGAGATCGGACCGACGGACTCCGTCGCGACGCCCGCGGCGACCATCGCAAGTCCTCCGGCGCAAGAAGAATCGCGACCGAAAGCCGATGTGCCGCTTACGGCTGCGGCCCCGCAGAGATCTCAGCCGGTCGCACAGTGCTCGCCGCTTGCGCGGCGCGCCGCCGCGCTCGCCGGAATAGACATCGCCGCGGTCAACGGATCCGGGCCGGGCGGTGCCGCGCGAAAATCCGATATCAACGCCGCGCTTGCCGCGCCCACGCCGAATCCCGCAGTAGGGCAAGCATCGCCTGCCCCGCCGGACGGTAAGACTCAGCCTCACATGCAACCGTCGCCGAATTCAACCGCGCTCAAAGGGCCTGCTGCGGCGCTCGCCGCGGCGATGGAAACGAGCCTCAGCATTCCGACGGCGACAAGTTTCCGGACCATCGCGGTCGGCGTGCTCGAATCTCGTCGCGCGGCGCTGAACAGCGCACTAAGACAAGCCGGACGATCCGAGAAGATCTCATTCACGCATCTCATAGCATTCGCGCTGGCGCGCGCCGCGCGAGAGATGCCGGGGATGACGGCCTCATTCCATCGTTCTGACCGCGGGCCGGAGCGGGTCGCCGGCGGCGTGCAGCTCGGTCTTGCGGTGGATCTGCAACGTAAAGACGGCACGCGGCTCCTCGTGGTCCCGGTCATCCGCAATGCAGCCGATCTGACATTCGCAGCGTTTCACGCAGCATATGAACAGCTCGTCGCAAAGGCGCGCGACGGAAAGCTCATGCCCGATGAATTCGCCGGCGCGACGATCACCCTGACGAATCCGGGCGCGATCGGAACGGTGGCTTCCGTGCCGCGTCTCATGGCGGGCCAAGGAGCGATCATCGCAGCCGGTGCGATCGGCTACCCGCCGGGGTTGGCGCAGTCACCGGAGCAGCTCGCGGCGTTGAACGTCTCCAAGATCATGACGCTCACGAGCACGTACGATCATCGCGTGATCCAGGGCGCGGAATCGGGCGAATTCTTGAGACGCATCGAGCAATTGCTGGCCGGCGCAGACGACTTCTACGACCATATCGCCCAGTCGCTCAACGTCGCTATGACCATGGAAGCGCCGGCGAAACCTGCCGTTGCCGCCGGTCCGTCCCAGCCTTTGGCTGCCCAACCGGCTGAATCGTCGCCGGACCTGATCGCGGCCGCCGCTGCGGGAATGGCGCTTATCAGCCGCATCCGCACGCACGGACACACAGCCGCGTCGCTCGACCCGCTGGAAGGACCGAAGGACGGCGATCCCGTTCTCGATCCTGCGTCGCTGCAGCTCGATGACGCGCTCGCAGCGCGCGTGCCCGCCAGCGCGTTGCGCACATATGCGCCCGGAAACACGCTCGCCGAAGTCCTGGCCAATCTCCGCTCCATCTACTGCTCCACCATCGCCTATGAAGTGGAGCACATCACGAGTCACGAGCTGCGCTCATGGCTGCGCAAGCAGATAGAATCAGGCGCGCATGTCAAGCCATTGACGCGCGAGCGAAAACTCGAGCTGCTGGACCGTCTCACGCGCGTGGAAGCGTTCGAGCGCTACCTGCGCAAGGCGTTCCTCGGCCAGAAGACGTTTTCGATCGAGGGCATCGATGCGCTCGTGCCCATGCTCGAGGAGCTGCTCCACCTGCTTGTCGACGACGGAGTCAAGAAGCTTGAGATCGGCACAGCGCATCGCGGCCGGCTTTCGCTCATCACGCATGTCGTGGACCGGCCCTACGAAGACGTTCTCGTGGAATTCGAGCAAGCCGAACTGCGCGGCGGCGAGAGCCAAGGCGACGTGACCGGCGACGTCAAGTATCATCAGGGCGCGCAGGGCAAGTATTCCACGGCGTCCGGCGCATCGATCGACGTCGTGCTCGTCAACAATCCGAGCCATCTTGAGGCCGTGGACGGCGTTGTGGTGGGTAGGACACGCGCCGACCAGACCGATCGACGCACGCCGATCGCCACGATCGATCGATCCAAGTCCGCCGCGCTGCTCGTGCACGGCGACGCGGCGTTCACGGGTCAGGGCGTGGTAGCCGAGGTGCTGAATCTACAGGGACTTCGCGGCTACACCGTGGGTGGAACCGTGCACGTCATCGCGAACAATCAGATCGGTTTCACGACCGAGCCATCGGACGAGCGCTCTACGCGCTATGCAAGCGATTTGGCCAAGAGCGTGGACATGCCGATCGTGCATGTGAACGCGGATGACATCGAGGCATGCATCGGAGCGATCACCCTGGCCGAACAGTTTCGGCGTCAGTTCGCCCGCGATGTGCTGATCGACCTCATCGGCTACCGTCGCTTTGGCCATAACGAAGCCGACGAGCCCGCGTACACGCAGCCGCGGATGTACGACAAGATCGCGCACCACATCACCGTCCGAGAGATTTTCGCAAAGCGGCTCTTCGATGAGGGCCTCGTGACCGTCGACGACGTCAAAAAACGCTTCGACGCTGCCTATGCGCGCGTGGCCGAAGCCCACGCAAACGTCAAGAAGCGCCTCAAGGAAAACGGCGGCGCCGACGCAGCCAAGCGGCCCGTCAACGGGCAGGTGGCGTCGAGCCCTGACACGCGTGTTGCTTTGGATGTGCTGCGTTCGCTCAACCGGCAGCTCGTCGCGGTGCCGGACGGCTTCACCGTGCATCCAAAGCTCGCGAAGCAGCTCGAGCGGCGCAATACGGCGCTCGATCAGGGCGGCGAGATCGATTGGGCCAACGCGGAGGCGCTCGCCTTTGCTTCGCTGCTCGTCCAAGGTGTGCCGATACGCCTGACCGGTCAGGACACCGAGCGCGGCACGTTCAGCCACCGTCATCTCGTCTTGCACGACGCGAAGAACGATGCTCGCTATGTGCCGATGCAGCATCTGTCCGGCGCGCGCGCTTCATTCGAGGTCTACAATAGCCCGCTTTCCGAGTACGCGTGCCTCGGCTTCGAGTACGGCTATAGCACATCTGCGCCCGACGCTCTGATCCTGTGGGAAGCTCAGTTCGGCGATTTCGCGAACGGCGCGCAGATCATCATCGATCAGTTCATCTCGGCGGGCTTCGCGAAGTGGGGCCAGACGTCGCGCCTCACGCTTCTTCTGCCGCACGGCTACGAAGGCGCGGGCCCCGAACACTCCAGCGCCCGCCTCGAGCGTTTTCTGCAACTGGCCAGCGACGGCAATATTCGAATCGCCAACTGCACGACGCCGGCGCAGTATTTCCATCTCCTGCGCGATCAGGCGCTGACGTCAAAGGCGCGGCCGCTCGTCGTCATGACGCCGAAGAGTCTGCTGCGCATGAAGTTCGCGACCTCGCAGGCCGCGGATCTGAGCGACGGTTCCCTGCTGCCTATCATCGATGATCCGCTCGTCACGGATCGCAAGGGCGTCAAACGGCTTTTGCTCTGCAGCGGCAAGATCTACTACGATCTCATCGCCGGCGTCAAGCGGTTGAATCCCCGCGGTCTCGCGATTGCGCGGCTCGAGATGCTGGAGCCGTTCCCGCTCGATGCAGTGATGGCGCTCGTCAAGTCTTATCCGGATCTCGACCGTGTCACGTGGGTCCAAGAAGAACCGCGCAACATGGGTGCGCGTGCATTCGTCTCGCGGCGCATCCGCGAGAGACTCGCACCGCTCGGCATCGCCCTTGACTACGAGGGCCGCCCGGACCGGGCTAGCCCAAGCGAAGGTTATCCCGGGGCTCATGCAGTCGAACAAGAACGCATCGTCACGGCAGCGCTCGGACCGCGCCGCGCAGGCGCATCGCCGTCGTGAGCGCGCGCGTCGTCGTCCTCGGGGGCGGGCCGGCAGGCGACGTCGCGGCACTGCGCGCCGCGCAACTCGGCGCTTCGTCCACGATGATCGAGCGCGCCGAAGTCGGCGGCACGTGCTTGAACTGGGGCTGTGTTCCGACGAAGGCGCTTCTTGCGAGCGCCGATGTGCTGCGCACGGTGCGCAATGCCGCGGAGTTCGGAGTCACGGTCGGCGAACCGAAGATCGACTTCGGACGGATGATGCAGCGCAAAGAAGACATCGTACTCAAAATGCGCGGCGGCGTCGAGGCGGCGTGCAAACGCAAGAAGGTCGCGGTCATCCACGGCCAAGGCGTGATCGAGGGCGACGCCGTCGTGGTCGACGGAAAACGCTACTCGTTCGACAGTCTTATCGTGGCGGTCGGCACGGAACCGGTCGGTCTGCCGGGTCTCGATATGCACCATCCGGCGGTTATGACCTCAAATGACGTGCTGCGTTTGACCGCGATACCCAAGCGGCTCGTCATCATCGGCGGCGGCATCATCGGCTGCGAATTCGCAAGCCTCTTTGCCGCCCTCGGTTCCGATATCACGGTCGTCGAGCTCTTGCCGCGCATCCTCGCGGCCGTCGACGCAAAAACCACCGCGTATTTTCAGCGCATCGTCGAAAAAGAGGGCGTCAAGTTTCTCACCGGCCGAAAAGTGGCCGCCGTGGATGACTATCGCAAGAACGGCATCACGATCAAGCTGGACGACGGCACGAAACTCGATTGTGACAAGCTGCTCGTCTCCGTTGGCCGCACACCCTTGACGAAGGGGATCGGCCTTGAAGCAGCCGGTGTCGCCCTTGACGCGCGCGGCAACATAGTCGTCGACGAATTTCTGCAGACAGCCAATCCGAAGATCTACGCGATCGGCGACTGCATCGGGGGGCTGCAGCTCGCGCACAAAGGATCGGCGGAAGGTCATCGCGCCGCCGAGAATGCGCTCGGTCACGACCGCATGCCGATGGACTACACCGTTGTGCCAAGCTGCATCTATACGCATCCCGAGATCGCGATGGTCGGTCTCAACGCCGACACGGCGAAGGAAGCAGGTCTTGAGACCGTCATCGGTCAGGCGCGATTCGTGGGATCCGCCAAAGCTCTGGCTGAAGGCCAGCCGGACGGCTTTGCGCAGATCATCGCCGACAAGGCAACGGGGCGCATCTTGGGCGCGACGATCGTGGGCGCACATGCCGTCGAATTGATCCACGAGGTCGCTGTCGCAATGGCCGACGCACTGACGCTTGCCGAACTCGGGTCGATCATCCACGCGCACCCGACGGTGAGCGAGATGGTGATGGACGCGGCGCAAGCGGGCATCGGGGCGGCACCATACCTGTCGTGATTTTGTGAGCCGCATGAAGCGGTATGCCGCGATCGTGCTCGCGGCGGTGCCGGCGATTGCGCTGACCCTCGCGATTCCCTTTGCAAATCGGATGGAACCGAGCGTCGGCGGCGCGCCGTTTCTGCTGCTTTGGATCGTGGGCTGGGTCGTCGCGGCGCCAATCTGTCTGTTCTGCATCTCGAGGCTGGAGCGGCGCGCGTGACGAGCGCTTTCATCGCGCTCGGCATCGTGGCGGTCGTGATCATCGCGGCGGTCACCCTTGGCGTCATCGCGGCGCGCGCGAATCTCAACTCGCCCACGGACTTTGTGGTGGGCGGCAGGTCCCTAGGCTCGGTGCTGCTCTGGCTGCTCATGGCCGGCGAGATCTACACGAGTTTCACATTTCTCGGCGCCGCCGGATACGCGTATGGCCTCGGGGCGCCCGCGTTCTACATCCTCTGCTACGGCCCCGTCGCGTATATCATCGGATACTTCCTGACGCCGAAGATCCGAAGTGTCGGAGCCGCGTTCGGCATGATAACGCAGCCGGATATTTTCCGCGCTCGTTACGGCAGCCAGGCGTTGGCCGGGCTTGCCGCGCTCGTCGGATTCTTCTTCCTCATACCGTATATCACGCTGCAGCTGACCGGTCTGCAGCTTTTGTTATCCATCGCAGGATACGGTTTCGTCGAACCCTACGTCGCGGTCGCGGTCGCAGTCGCGCTCATCACCGGATTTGTCTGGGCGACCGGGTTACGGGGCACGGCGTGGGCAAGCGTTCTCAAAGACACGCTCGTCTTGGCCGCGGCGATATTCGCGGGCATCGTGTTGCCGCTGCATGCGGCGGGCGGATGGGGAGGAATGCTCCGTGCTGTGACGTCGTCGCATCCCGGTTGGCTCACGCTTTCGCCCGGGGCTTCCCCTCACGGTGTCGCTTGGTTCGTCACATCGGTGATCGTCTCCGCAGCCGGATTCTTCATGTGGCCGCCTTCAACGGCAGCGATCTTCAGTTCAAAGAGCGGCGATGCGTTGCGGCGCAACGCGATGCTTCTCCCCTTGTACAGTCTATTGATCGTCTTCGTGCTCTTCGCCGGATTTGCCGCGCTGCTGATCATGCCCGGCCTGAAGGGCACTGCCGGCGACCAAGCGTTCATGCTCTCGATCAGACAGATCTACCCGGCGTGGCTGCTCGGTCTTGTCGCTGCGGCCGGCTGTTTGGCGGCGCTCGTGCCCGTGAGCGCGCAACTTCTTGCCGCAGCGAGTATCTTCGCCAAGAATATCGCCGGAGATATGCTGCACGCGCCGTCAGACGATCGCTCGCGCACGCGGCTGACGCGCATTTTGGTGATCGTTCTCGCCCTCCTGGCGTACGGTTTGTGGTTCGCGCTCAAAGTGTATCTCGTGGATCTGCTGCTGTATGCGTATAACGGCATCGTGCAATTCTTGCCGGGTACGCTTTTGGCATTCGGCTGGCGGCGCACGACTGCGTGGGGTGTCGGAAGCGGTATCGTGGCCGGCATCGGTGTGCTTATCGCGGCGAATTGGCTCGGTGCTCTGATGCACGGCATGAATCCCGGCATCGTCGCGCTCGCCGTCAACTTCGCGGTCACGATCGCGGTGAGCACGCTCACGGCGCCGCCGCCTGCGGACGTCATCGACCGTTTCATTGCCGCCAGCAACGATTGAGGGGACCCCTCGCCGCGTCGTAGTGGGGCAGGCAAGACGGCGCCGCGGCCGCGACGAAGCATGGCGCTCAACGACCGGCGGCGCTTGGCGCCGGCATACGAGGAGGTTATCCCGATGCGGCTAGGATCAATAGCTTTCGTCTTCGTGCTTGCGCTCGCACTCGGCGCGTGCTCGTCATCGCAAAAATCGACCGCCAGCACAGACACGAGCACTGCGCCGGCAGACACGAGCGCAAGCGGTACCGCGACGGCCGACGCGAATGCCGGCGGCGGCACCGCTTCGAACTCCGGCGGCTCGATGACGATCAACACCAAAGAAGGCTCGGTCAGTATGGGTACAAACGTGGACGCGTCAAAGATCGGCGTTCCCGTGTATCCCGGCGCGACGGCCGCGGGCGGCGGCGGATGGTCCGTTCAATCCAAAGAGGGCACGGGCCAAGTCGTCTCACTGACCACGAACGATTCTTTCGGCAAAGTCGAAGCTTGGTATAAGGCGCAATTCCCGGCGGGCAGCGAGGTCATGAACGTCTCGAGCGGGTCCACCTCGTCCGCCGTCTTCCAGGTGGGCAAGACGACCGACAAAGACCAGCAGAGCGTCGAGATCTCAAGCGACGGCACAAAGACCACGATCGTCTTGAGCCATAAGACCACGACCGGATCGTGAGACCATTCGTCACGGCGCTTGCCGCGACGACGATCATCTCGTGCGCGGCGTGCGGCCGCGCGACATCGGAGAACAGCGGTGCCGCCGCTCGCGCGCCCCAAGCGGCGGGTACCCCATCGCCTGCAGCAGCGGCCGCAACTTCAGCAGCAACGCCTTCGTCGCTGACTTTTTCGGACAAGAGCGGTACGGTCAAGATCGGACAGGGCGCCGTCGATCCATCATCGCTCGGCGTGCCGCTCTATCCCGATGCCGTGCAAGATCCGAGCAGCAGCTCGTCGAGCGTCGCGGCGGATGGCTCGACGAAGATCACCACGCTCTCGACCGTCGACTCGTACGCGCAAGTCAACGCCTGGTACAAGGCGCATCTGCCTGGCGATGCGCAAGCATCGCACCTCAGCGTTGGCGCTGAATCGACAACGTCGTATCAGTGGACGCGAGGTGACGGCCGTGAAAACCGGGTGGTGACGGTCAGCACCAACTACGGCAAACCCATCATCACGATCAGCGTCTCGATAGACACCGCGACTCCCGCGCCTTGAAGGAGCGCGTCCGCGTTCAAAGCGCGCGGAGAATCACGCACTTCAGATAGGATGTCTCCGGCGCATCGAGCGAGACCGGATGATCGGGCGGGTGCCCGCGTTCTTCGACGATCTGCATCGAGCGCCCGGCGTCGGCTGCGGCGCTCCAAAGAACGCCGAGAAAATCGCGCGGCGACAGCGGCCGCGAGCATGAGCACGTCACGAGGACGCCGCCGGGTTCGAGCATCTTGATCGCGCGCAGGTTGATCTCTTTGTAGCCGCGCGTCGCTGATTCGAGCGTCGCCTTACCGCGAGCGAAAGCCGGCGGGTCCAAGATGATCTGTCCGAACGTCTTGCCGGTGTCACTTGCGTCGCGAAGATATGTGAAGCAATTCGCTTCGACGACCTCCGAATCCGGAAAGCCATTGAGAGACATGTTCTCGCGCGCGAGGCGGCAGGCATCCGCAGAGATGTCGACAGACGTGACGGCGCTGGCCCCTGCAAGCGCAGCATGGACGCTGAATCCGCCGCTGTAGGCGAAGCAGTTCAACACGGAGCGGTTCCGCGAATACGCCGCCGCGGCTGCGCGATTGAGCCGCTGATCTAAGAAGAGCCCGGTCTTCTGTCCTCGCTCGATGTCCACGAGCAGCCGCGCCGCGCCTTCGCCGATCTCGATCTTGTCCTTCGGCGGGTCGCCGAAGAGCGCTCCAGTGCGTTGCTGCAACCCTTCCAGTTCGCGCTCGGGCACATCGCTTCGTTCGAAGATCGCGTGGGGCGCATAGGATTCTTTGAGCGCGTCCACGATCGTCTCGCGCACGGATTCGATGCCGAGCGTGGAGATCTGCACGGCGAGCCAGCGCGCGTACGCATCCACGACAAGCCCGGGCAAGCCGTCGCCTTCGGCGTTGACGAGCCGCACGGCGCCGGCCTCGGGCTGCTGGCCGCGCCTCGCAACCGCTTCTCCCACCCGGCGTCTCCACCACGATGCATCGACCGGTTCGTCGCGCCACGTCAATACGCGCAGAACTATCTTGGAGCGGCGGTTGCAGTACGCGCGCGCGAGGAACGCACCGCGATGGTCGAGGACGGTCGCGACCTCACCGTCCTTGACGCTCTGGGGCAGCTCTGCGATCTCTCCCGCGAATATCCATGGATGCCGGGCGCGTTCGGGCCGCCGCGATCTGAGACGCGCCGCGGTGCTCAACGCCTGGCGAGCGCTTTTACGAACGCGATCTCGCCGTCCACGACGTCGACGTCGACCGAATCGCCATCGACGAACTCACCGTCCAAGAGCCGCAACGCAAGGGGGTCGATGACCTCTTTCTGCAGCGCGCGTTTCAACGGCCGCGCACCGTAGATCGGGTCAAAGCCGTGGTGAGCGAGCAGCGCTTTTGCCTGGTCGGTCAATCGAAGCGTGATGCCGCGCGCCGCCAGCCGGCGCTCCAACCCACGCACCTGGATCTCGACGATGCGTTTGATGTCGTCGAGCTGCAGGTTCTTGAAGATGACGATCTCATCGATCCGATTGAGGAATTCTGGGCGGAAGTGGTCGCGCATCGCCTCCATCACGCGCGTGCGGATCGCTTGCTCGTCGCCGGCGAACTCCGTGATGACCGCGGAACCGATGTTGCTGGTCATGATCAGCACGGTATTCTTGAAGTCGACGGTGCGGCCTTGACCGTCGGTCAGGCGACCGTCGTCGAGGATCTGGAGCATCACGTTGAAGACATCCGGATGCGCCTTCTCGATCTCATCGAACAGCACGACGGAGTAAGGTCTGCGGCGAACGCTCTCGGTCAGTTGGCCGCCTTCGTCGTAGCCGACATACCCGGGCGGCGCGCCGATGAGCCGCGAGACGGTATGCTTCTCCATGTACTCCGACATGTCGATGCGGATCATCGCCCGCTCATCATCGAAGAGAAACTCGGCAAGAGCCCGCGCAAGTTCGGTCTTGCCGACGCCGGTCGGGCCGAGAAAGATGAACGACCCGAGGGGGCGGTTCGGGTCTTGGAGACCTGCGCGGGCGCGGCGTACAGCGGACGACACCGCAGTGACCGCTTCGTCCTGGCCGATCACACGCTCGTGCAGCCGGTCTTCCATGTGCAGCAGCTTCTCGATTTCGCCTTCGAGCAATTTAGAAACAGGAATGCCGGTCCATTTGCCTACGATCTCGGCGATGTCGTGCTCGTCCACTTCTTCCTTGAACATCTTGCCGTCGGTGTGCGCCGAGGCGGCCTCGGCCGTCGCAATTTTCTTGCGAAGATCGGGCAGCAGGCCGTATTCGATCTCCGATGCCTTCGCGTAATCTACTGCGTCCTTCGCGCGCTGCAGTGCGGCCTTCGCCTCTTCGATCTGCTGCTTGATCTTGCTGACCTCGCCCAGCGCCCCTTTTTCCGCTTCCCAGCGCGCGCGCAGCGCATCGCGCCGCTCTTGCAGATCCTTCACCTCGTCTTCAAGATGCGTAAGGCGCGTCGTGGAGCCCGGATCGGATTCTTTCTTCAGCGCCTCGCGCTCGATGGAGAGCTGCATGAGACGCCGTTCGACTTCGTCGAGTTCCACCGGCATCGAGTCCATCTCCATACGCAGTTTGCTCGCGGCTTCGTCCACTAAATCGATGGCTTTGTCCGGCAAGAAACGATCCGCGATGTAGCGATTTGAAAGCACGGCGGCGGCCACAAGCGCCGAATCTTTGATCTTGACGCGATGGTGGACTTCATACCGCTCGCGCAGCCCGCGCAGGATCGAGATCGTATCCTCGACCGTCGGTTCGCCGACCATCACCGGCTGGAAGCGGCGCTCGAGAGCCGCGTCCTTTTCGATGTACTTGCGGTATTCGTCAAGCGTGGTGGCGCCGATCGTGTGCAGTTCACCGCGCGCGAGCATCGGCTTGAGCATGTTCGAAGCGTCCATCGAACCTTCGGCGGCCCCGGCGCCGACGACGGTGTGCAGTTCGTCGATGAACAATATGACGTCGCCTTGGCTCTGCGTGATCTCCTTGAGCACGGCTTTGAGCCGGTCTTCGAATTCGCCGCGGTACTTCGCGCCGGCGATGAGCGCGCCGAGATCCAGCGCGACGATGCGCCGGTTTTTCAGGCTCTCGGGAACGTCGGCGCGGACGATGCGGTGCGCAAGACCTTCCACGATCGCCGTCTTGCCCACGCCGGGCTCGCCGATCAGTACCGGATTGTTCTTCGTGCGGCGCGACAGCACTTGGATGACCCGGCGGATCTCCTCGTCGCGGCCTATGACCGGATCCACTTTGTTCTGACGAGCGAGCGCCGTGAGATCGCGGCCGTACCGCTCGAGCGCCTGATACTTCCCCTCCGGATTCTGATCGGTTATCCGCTGGTTACCGCGGATCGTGGCAAGTGCGGCGAACAGCTTGTCTTTGGTGACCCCGGCTGCGGTGAGCAAACTGCCGGCTTCAGTGCGTCCTCCGACGTCGACCAGCGCGAGCAGCAGATGCTCGGTCGAAATGAACTCATCTTTGAAGGAGAGCGCCTCGTCGCCGGCCCGCAAGAGCACGTCGCGCAATTCGCGGCCCAGCGTGGGCTCTGCGGCCCCGAATACCTTCGCGCGCGAGTCCAGGACGGAACGCGCGCTCTTCTCCAAGCGCGCCACGTCTGTCCCCAATTGCCGGAGGACCACAGCCGGAACGCCTTCGGGGTCCTCGAGCAGACTTGCGAGGAGGTGGACGGAATCGATCTCCGGCGCGCGGTATTCTTCGGCAAGCCGCTGTGCTCCGATGACTGCGGCCTGCGCACGCTCCGTCAGTTTGTTGAAGTCTTTC encodes:
- a CDS encoding SDR family NAD(P)-dependent oxidoreductase — its product is MTLAIDLSRTVVLVTGGSRGIGESIVRHLHAAGASVFFTYHARSDLAELLTSELGERAAAERLDMADFAGMPGLVDACVRRFGRLDVLVNNAAIFATNPFDGDSFDAWRAGWRRTFDINVFGAADLAWLAIRHMRDHGGGRIINIASRAAHRGELEHADYGASKAALVNLTKSIARSCAPDGILSFAVAPGFIETEMAAPDLDVDRPKIVGEIPVGYVGRPDQVAPIVAFLASPLGSYLNGATIDVNGGSYVR
- a CDS encoding multifunctional oxoglutarate decarboxylase/oxoglutarate dehydrogenase thiamine pyrophosphate-binding subunit/dihydrolipoyllysine-residue succinyltransferase subunit, encoding MPDALVPVVLPSMGESVTQGTVTGIRKAAGDTIAAGETIIDVTTDKVDVEIPSPAAGRIARIVVKDGDTVEVGALLAEIQVSGSENADKPAAESASPAPSPNTTTVEMPSIGEALKRGVVKNWHKAVGDMVERDDVIVEVDANGSLIEIPSPVSGRLTRIIAENGAVVEIGAPLCEIGPTDSVATPAATIASPPAQEESRPKADVPLTAAAPQRSQPVAQCSPLARRAAALAGIDIAAVNGSGPGGAARKSDINAALAAPTPNPAVGQASPAPPDGKTQPHMQPSPNSTALKGPAAALAAAMETSLSIPTATSFRTIAVGVLESRRAALNSALRQAGRSEKISFTHLIAFALARAAREMPGMTASFHRSDRGPERVAGGVQLGLAVDLQRKDGTRLLVVPVIRNAADLTFAAFHAAYEQLVAKARDGKLMPDEFAGATITLTNPGAIGTVASVPRLMAGQGAIIAAGAIGYPPGLAQSPEQLAALNVSKIMTLTSTYDHRVIQGAESGEFLRRIEQLLAGADDFYDHIAQSLNVAMTMEAPAKPAVAAGPSQPLAAQPAESSPDLIAAAAAGMALISRIRTHGHTAASLDPLEGPKDGDPVLDPASLQLDDALAARVPASALRTYAPGNTLAEVLANLRSIYCSTIAYEVEHITSHELRSWLRKQIESGAHVKPLTRERKLELLDRLTRVEAFERYLRKAFLGQKTFSIEGIDALVPMLEELLHLLVDDGVKKLEIGTAHRGRLSLITHVVDRPYEDVLVEFEQAELRGGESQGDVTGDVKYHQGAQGKYSTASGASIDVVLVNNPSHLEAVDGVVVGRTRADQTDRRTPIATIDRSKSAALLVHGDAAFTGQGVVAEVLNLQGLRGYTVGGTVHVIANNQIGFTTEPSDERSTRYASDLAKSVDMPIVHVNADDIEACIGAITLAEQFRRQFARDVLIDLIGYRRFGHNEADEPAYTQPRMYDKIAHHITVREIFAKRLFDEGLVTVDDVKKRFDAAYARVAEAHANVKKRLKENGGADAAKRPVNGQVASSPDTRVALDVLRSLNRQLVAVPDGFTVHPKLAKQLERRNTALDQGGEIDWANAEALAFASLLVQGVPIRLTGQDTERGTFSHRHLVLHDAKNDARYVPMQHLSGARASFEVYNSPLSEYACLGFEYGYSTSAPDALILWEAQFGDFANGAQIIIDQFISAGFAKWGQTSRLTLLLPHGYEGAGPEHSSARLERFLQLASDGNIRIANCTTPAQYFHLLRDQALTSKARPLVVMTPKSLLRMKFATSQAADLSDGSLLPIIDDPLVTDRKGVKRLLLCSGKIYYDLIAGVKRLNPRGLAIARLEMLEPFPLDAVMALVKSYPDLDRVTWVQEEPRNMGARAFVSRRIRERLAPLGIALDYEGRPDRASPSEGYPGAHAVEQERIVTAALGPRRAGASPS
- the lpdA gene encoding dihydrolipoyl dehydrogenase yields the protein MSARVVVLGGGPAGDVAALRAAQLGASSTMIERAEVGGTCLNWGCVPTKALLASADVLRTVRNAAEFGVTVGEPKIDFGRMMQRKEDIVLKMRGGVEAACKRKKVAVIHGQGVIEGDAVVVDGKRYSFDSLIVAVGTEPVGLPGLDMHHPAVMTSNDVLRLTAIPKRLVIIGGGIIGCEFASLFAALGSDITVVELLPRILAAVDAKTTAYFQRIVEKEGVKFLTGRKVAAVDDYRKNGITIKLDDGTKLDCDKLLVSVGRTPLTKGIGLEAAGVALDARGNIVVDEFLQTANPKIYAIGDCIGGLQLAHKGSAEGHRAAENALGHDRMPMDYTVVPSCIYTHPEIAMVGLNADTAKEAGLETVIGQARFVGSAKALAEGQPDGFAQIIADKATGRILGATIVGAHAVELIHEVAVAMADALTLAELGSIIHAHPTVSEMVMDAAQAGIGAAPYLS
- a CDS encoding DUF3311 domain-containing protein, with translation MKRYAAIVLAAVPAIALTLAIPFANRMEPSVGGAPFLLLWIVGWVVAAPICLFCISRLERRA